A stretch of Pempheris klunzingeri isolate RE-2024b chromosome 19, fPemKlu1.hap1, whole genome shotgun sequence DNA encodes these proteins:
- the dbnla gene encoding drebrin-like a, with the protein MSVNLSKNGPALMAAYKEVVDGKSDTNWALFTYEGNTNDIRLAEKGGGGLEELVEELNSGKVMYAFCRVQDPNSGLPKYVLVNWTGEGVKDSRKGLCASHVSSMANFLKGAHVTVNARGEQDVEPDAILAKVAKASGANFNFHKQTQEYRDAPRGPVGSVYQKTNAVEEIQQTKKDDFWVQAQRDEEVRRREEGKRAEEERRMLERERREADERQAKERERKAKERAEQVERERIHQEQREEEQREEEQREKERLSRQENGNKKTGINVAASVQKANEAKSLISQRSFNPRDVFKQREQSREATDRPSAAASRPGKLQSPFLSQRTSESETTEQRQLPPAPAEVPASSVTPCSPVSPVSPVSPVLSDSPAAAVSPTPPETASSPVQPADAVYTEEEEEWSDEFDDDADEATPEETLAEDDLYRAPQTAGLDEDLYENVYQHTPTAEDQNVEVRGPDVRARALYDYQAADDTEITFDPDNIITGIEMVDDGWWRGYGPDGHFGMFPANYVELL; encoded by the exons ATGTCAGTGAATCTGAGTAAAAACGGTCCTGCTCTCATGGCCGCCTACAAAGAGGTGGTGGACGGCAAGTCGGACACCAACTG GGCGCTGTTCACTTATGAGGGGAACACCAACGACATTCGTCTGGCAGAGAAAGGAG gtggggGTCtagaggagctggtggaggagctgaacaGCGGGAAGGTGATGTACGCTTTCTGTCGAGTCCAGGACCCAAACTCTGGTCTGCCCAAATACGTCCTCGTGAACtgg acaggtgaaggtgtgaaggaCTCTCGAAAAGGTTTATGTGCCAGCCACGTCAGCTCAATGGCCAACTTCCTGAAG GGAGCCCACGTGACCGTAAACGCCCGCGGAGAGCAAGACGTGGAACCAGACGCCATCTTGGCAAAAGTGGCCAAAGCATCTGGCGCCAACTTCAActtccacaaacaaacacaagagtaCAGGGACGCACCCAGAGGACCTGTG GGTTCTGTGTATCAGAAAACCAACGCCGTGGAGGAAATTCAGCAAACCAAAAAGGACGACTTCTGGGTCCAAGCTCAG AGGGACGAAGAGGTCCGTCGACGGGAGGAGGGCAAACGAGCCGAGGAGGAGAGACGAatgctggagagggagaggagggaggcggATGAGAGGCAGgcgaaggagagggagaggaaggccAAGGAGAGAGCTGAGCAGGTCGAGAGGGAGAG gattCATCAGgagcaaagagaagaagaacaaagagaagaagaacaaagagagaaggagcgacTG AGCCGGCAGGAAAACGGAAACAAGAAAACGGGCATCAACGTTGCTGCGTCCGTGCAGAAAGCTAAC GAGGCCAAATCACTGATTTCCCAGAGATCATTTAATCCCAGAGACGTGTTCAAACAGCGGGAGCAGAGCCGCGAGGCCACCGACAGACCGTCTGCTGCTGCGTCCAGACCAG GGAAGCTGCAGAGTCCGTTTCTATCTCAGAGAACCTCGGAGAGCGAAACAACCGAGCAGCGTCAGCTTCCCCCAGCTCCGGCCGAGGTCCCGGCCTCCTCTGTGACCCCCTGCTCCCccgtctcacctgtctcacctgtctcacctgtgctGTCCGACTCACCTGCCGCAGCCGTTTCCCCGACGCCACCTGAGACGGCGAGCTCACCTGTTCAACCTGCAG ACGCTGTTtacacggaggaggaggaggagtggtcTGATGAGTTCGATGATGATGCCGATGAAGCTACTCCAG AGGAAACTCTAGCTGAGGACGACCTGTACCGGGCGCCGCAGACTGCCGGGCTGGACGAGGACCTGTATGAAAACGTCTACCAGCACACCCCCACA GCTGAAGACCAAAATGTGGAGGTCAGAGGACCGGACGTCCGTGCCAGAGCGCTGTATGACTACCAGGCCg CGGACGACACTGAGATCACCTTTGACCCTGACAACATCATAACCGGGATAGAGATGGTGGACGACGGCTGGTGGAGAGGTTACGGGCCCGACGGACATTTTGGGATGTTCCCCGCCAACTACGTTGAGCTTCTTTAG
- the cox5ba gene encoding cytochrome c oxidase subunit 5B, mitochondrial — protein MAARLLLRSAVRAATTCRAAPVPALARGMSAGGIPTDEEQATGREKAIMTAMKEGADPYSMMKPKGYAGSKLDPHLVPSITNKRMVGCVCEEDNTAVVWFWLQEGAAQRCPSCGAHYKLVPHELPL, from the exons ATGGCTGCAAGGTTACTGCTCCGCTCGGCTGTCAGAGCCGCTACGACCTGCCGGGCGGCCCCGGTCCCGGCTCTGGCCCGCGGCATGTCGGCTGGAG GGATCCCCACTGATGAGGAGCAGGCCACAGGACGAGAGAAGGCCATCATGACGGCCATGAAGGAGGGAGCG gatcCCTACAGCATGATGAAGCCAAAGGGCTACGCCGGCTCCAAGCTCGACCCCCACCTCGTTCCCTCCATCACGAACAAGAGGATGGTGGGATGTGTCT gtgaAGAAGACAACACGGCTGTGGTCTGGTTCTGGCTCCAAGAGGGTGCGGCCCAGCGCTGCCCCTCCTGTGGTGCCCACTACAAACTGGTGCCCCACGAGCTCCCCCTCTAA